A single Klebsiella variicola DNA region contains:
- the recB gene encoding exodeoxyribonuclease V subunit beta, whose product MTDTAESLDPLRLPLRGERLIEASAGTGKTFTIAALYLRLLLGLGGESAYSRAISVEELLVVTFTEAATEELRGRIRSNIHELRIACLRGESDNPLYSALLAEIDDKDDAAKTLLLAERQMDEAAVFTIHGFCQRMLSLNAFESGMLFEQQLIEDESRLRYQACADFWRRHCYPLTRDIAAVIHDVWKGPRDLLKSLDRWLQGEAPQLKSPPAPDETLAERHQQIIARIDSLKQQWREQVGEIEGVLENSGLDRRKYNRGNQGKWLEKVNAWAQEETLSYQLPDALEKFAQSFLLERTKAGGEPPVHPLFSAVESLLASSLTLTDLVLARAMVEIRDAVAREKRRRGELGFDDMLSRLDEALRGDSGEALASAIRQRFPVAMIDEFQDTDPQQYRIFRRIWRQQPETALLLIGDPKQAIYAFRGADIFTYMKARGDVAAHYTLDTNWRSSPGMVGSVNRLFSLSDNPFMFREIPFLPVKAAAKNQGLCFTVDAADVPAMNVWLMPGDTVGSGDYQTFMAQLCATQIRDWLSAGQQGRALLWRGETSRPVQASDITVLVRNRLEAAQVREALQTLGIPSVYLSNRDSVFETLEAQELLWLLQAVLAPERENTLRSALATSMFGLTALDIENLNQDEQAWDALVEEFSDYRQIWRQRGVMPMLRALMTARHIAENLLATRGGERRLTDILHISELLQEAASQLESEHALVRWLAQHIAEPDSNAASQQMRLESDKHLVQIVTIHKSKGLEYSLVWLPFIARFRKQDQAFYHDRETFAAVLDLGQDEASLELAEAERLAEDLRLLYVALTRAVWHCSLGVAPLSSRKSGNSDFHLSALGRLLQAGEAMDAAGLAARLADFCHGDIALQRPGELDLTPWQAPAATIPPLSARELQRRIADDWRVTSYSGLQQHGFSGGQDLLPRLDVDAAGVGEVVEEPQLTPHQFPRGAAPGTFLHSLFEELDFTQPVPEGWMAEKLQLSGFDAQWAPVLTDWLGGVLKTRLPGADIALNQLAARDKQVEMAFYLPIAQLLTAERLDALIRQYDPLSADTPPLDFRQVRGMLKGFIDLVFRHEGRYYLLDYKSNWLGEDREAYTRPAMEQAMRAHRYDLQYQLYSLALHRYLRHRLADYDYDRHFGGVIYLFLRGMDGQEGGQGIFTTRPVRPLIDGLDQLFAGETQEETS is encoded by the coding sequence ATGACCGACACCGCTGAGTCTTTGGATCCCCTGCGCTTGCCCCTGAGGGGCGAGCGCCTGATAGAAGCCTCTGCGGGCACCGGAAAAACCTTTACCATCGCCGCGCTGTATCTGCGGCTGCTGCTGGGGCTGGGCGGCGAGTCCGCCTATTCCCGCGCTATCAGCGTTGAAGAGCTGCTGGTGGTGACCTTTACCGAGGCGGCGACCGAAGAGCTGCGCGGGCGTATCCGCAGCAACATCCACGAACTGCGCATCGCCTGCCTGCGCGGCGAATCCGACAATCCGCTCTACAGCGCGCTGCTGGCGGAGATCGATGATAAAGACGACGCCGCGAAGACGCTGCTGCTGGCTGAACGGCAGATGGACGAGGCGGCGGTATTCACCATCCACGGCTTTTGCCAACGGATGCTGAGCCTTAACGCCTTCGAGTCGGGCATGCTGTTCGAGCAGCAACTGATCGAGGATGAATCCCGCCTGCGCTATCAGGCCTGCGCTGACTTCTGGCGCCGCCACTGCTATCCGCTGACCCGCGATATCGCGGCGGTGATCCACGACGTCTGGAAAGGGCCGCGCGATCTGCTGAAGTCTCTTGACCGCTGGCTGCAGGGCGAAGCGCCGCAGCTTAAGTCGCCGCCGGCCCCCGACGAGACGCTGGCTGAACGCCATCAGCAGATCATCGCCCGCATTGACTCGCTCAAGCAGCAGTGGCGCGAGCAGGTGGGCGAGATCGAAGGCGTGCTGGAAAATTCCGGGCTCGACCGGCGGAAATACAATCGTGGCAACCAGGGCAAATGGCTTGAGAAAGTGAACGCCTGGGCGCAGGAAGAGACGTTAAGCTACCAGCTGCCCGACGCGCTGGAGAAATTTGCCCAGTCGTTTCTGCTCGAGCGCACCAAAGCCGGTGGCGAACCACCCGTGCATCCCCTGTTTAGCGCCGTGGAGTCGCTGCTGGCCTCCTCGCTGACGCTCACCGATCTGGTGCTGGCGAGAGCGATGGTCGAGATCCGCGATGCGGTCGCCCGCGAAAAGCGCCGCCGCGGCGAGCTGGGGTTTGACGATATGCTCAGCCGGCTTGACGAGGCGCTGCGCGGCGACAGCGGCGAGGCGCTGGCCAGCGCCATTCGCCAGCGTTTTCCGGTGGCGATGATCGACGAATTTCAGGACACCGACCCCCAGCAGTACCGGATTTTTCGCCGCATCTGGCGCCAGCAGCCGGAGACGGCGCTGCTGCTGATCGGCGATCCGAAGCAGGCCATCTACGCCTTTCGCGGCGCCGATATCTTTACCTATATGAAAGCGCGCGGCGACGTTGCCGCGCACTACACCCTCGATACCAACTGGCGCTCCTCGCCGGGCATGGTGGGCAGCGTCAATCGGCTGTTCAGCCTCAGCGATAACCCCTTCATGTTCCGCGAGATCCCGTTTCTGCCGGTGAAGGCGGCGGCAAAGAATCAGGGGCTGTGCTTTACCGTTGACGCGGCGGACGTACCGGCGATGAACGTCTGGCTGATGCCCGGCGACACCGTCGGGTCTGGCGATTATCAAACGTTTATGGCGCAGCTCTGCGCCACGCAGATCCGCGACTGGCTGAGCGCCGGGCAGCAGGGGCGCGCGCTGCTGTGGCGCGGGGAAACCTCGCGCCCGGTGCAGGCCTCGGATATCACCGTGCTGGTGCGCAACCGGCTGGAGGCGGCGCAGGTGCGTGAAGCGCTGCAGACGCTGGGCATCCCCTCGGTCTACCTCTCTAACCGCGACAGCGTTTTTGAGACGCTGGAGGCCCAGGAGCTGCTCTGGCTGCTGCAGGCGGTGCTGGCCCCGGAGCGGGAAAATACCCTGCGCAGCGCGCTGGCGACCTCGATGTTTGGCCTGACCGCGCTGGATATTGAAAACCTGAACCAGGATGAGCAGGCGTGGGACGCGCTGGTGGAAGAGTTCAGCGACTACCGCCAGATCTGGCGTCAGCGCGGAGTGATGCCGATGCTGCGGGCGTTGATGACGGCCCGGCATATCGCCGAGAATCTGCTGGCGACCCGCGGCGGCGAGCGGCGCTTAACCGACATTCTGCATATCAGCGAACTGCTGCAGGAGGCGGCCAGCCAGCTGGAAAGCGAGCATGCCCTGGTGCGCTGGCTGGCGCAGCATATCGCCGAGCCGGACAGCAACGCCGCCAGCCAGCAGATGCGTCTCGAAAGCGATAAGCACCTCGTGCAAATTGTCACCATTCACAAGTCAAAAGGGCTGGAGTACTCCCTGGTCTGGCTGCCGTTTATCGCCCGGTTTCGTAAACAGGACCAGGCGTTCTACCACGATCGCGAGACGTTCGCGGCGGTACTGGATCTGGGCCAGGATGAGGCCAGTCTCGAGCTGGCGGAGGCGGAACGGCTGGCGGAAGATCTGCGCCTGCTATACGTCGCCCTGACCCGTGCGGTCTGGCACTGCAGCCTCGGCGTGGCGCCGCTCAGCAGCCGGAAATCCGGCAACAGCGATTTCCACCTCAGCGCGCTGGGGCGGCTGTTGCAGGCGGGCGAAGCCATGGACGCCGCCGGGCTGGCCGCGCGGCTGGCGGACTTCTGTCATGGCGATATTGCATTACAGAGACCGGGCGAGCTGGATCTGACCCCGTGGCAGGCGCCCGCGGCGACCATCCCCCCGCTGTCGGCGCGCGAGCTGCAGCGCCGCATCGCCGACGACTGGCGGGTGACCAGCTACTCCGGACTGCAACAGCATGGTTTCAGCGGCGGGCAGGATCTGCTGCCGCGTCTGGATGTCGATGCCGCCGGCGTCGGCGAAGTCGTGGAAGAGCCGCAGCTGACTCCGCACCAGTTTCCGCGCGGCGCCGCGCCGGGGACCTTCCTGCACAGCCTGTTTGAGGAGCTGGACTTCACCCAGCCGGTGCCGGAAGGGTGGATGGCGGAGAAGCTGCAGCTGAGCGGGTTTGACGCGCAGTGGGCGCCGGTGCTGACCGACTGGCTGGGGGGCGTGCTGAAGACTCGCCTGCCGGGAGCGGATATTGCGCTCAATCAGCTTGCGGCGCGGGATAAACAGGTGGAGATGGCGTTTTATCTGCCTATCGCTCAGCTGCTGACGGCGGAGCGCCTTGACGCGCTTATCCGCCAGTACGATCCCCTCTCCGCCGACACGCCACCGCTGGATTTCCGCCAGGTGCGTGGCATGCTGAAGGGCTTTATCGATCTGGTCTTCCGCCACGAAGGCCGTTATTACCTGCTGGATTACAAATCCAACTGGCTGGGGGAAGACCGCGAGGCCTACACCCGGCCGGCAATGGAGCAGGCGATGCGTGCCCACCGCTACGATCTGCAGTATCAGTTGTACAGCCTGGCGCTGCACCGCTATCTGCGCCACCGGCTGGCCGATTATGACTATGACCGCCACTTCGGCGGCGTGATTTATCTTTTCCTGCGCGGCATGGACGGGCAGGAGGGGGGGCAGGGGATCTTCACCACCCGGCCGGTGAGACCGCTGATTGACGGTCTGGATCAGCTTTTTGCCGGAGAAACTCAGGAGGAGACCTCATGA
- the amiC gene encoding N-acetylmuramoyl-L-alanine amidase AmiC translates to MSGNNSGLSRRRLLQGAGAMWLMSVSPVGLAADARVVAVRVWPASTYTRVTVESNHVLKYRQFALSNPERVVVDLEGVNLNSVLKGMGGQIRDDDPFIQSARVGQFDPQTVRMVFELKQNVKPQLFALAPVAGFKERLVMDLYPANATDVQDPLLALLEDYNKGDLERQVPPAQSGPQPGKAGRDRPIVIMLDPGHGGEDSGAVGKYRTREKDVVLQIARRLRALIDKEGNMKAYMTRNEDVFIPLKVRVAKAQKQRADLFVSIHADAFTSRQPSGSSVFALSTRGATSTAAKYLAQTQNASDLIGGVSKSGDRYVDHTMFDMVQSLTIADSLKFGKAVLEKMGNINNLHKNRVEQAGFAVLKAPDIPSILVETAFISNVEEERKLKTAKFQQEVAESILAGIKAYFADGATLARRG, encoded by the coding sequence ATGTCGGGAAACAACTCTGGATTAAGCCGTCGCCGTCTGCTGCAGGGCGCGGGCGCCATGTGGTTAATGAGCGTGAGCCCTGTGGGGCTGGCTGCCGATGCGCGGGTGGTCGCTGTTCGCGTCTGGCCAGCATCGACCTACACGCGCGTCACGGTAGAATCGAATCATGTGCTGAAATACCGGCAGTTTGCCCTCAGTAACCCGGAGCGGGTGGTGGTGGATCTGGAAGGGGTTAACCTTAACTCTGTGCTGAAGGGCATGGGGGGGCAGATCCGCGATGACGACCCCTTTATTCAGTCCGCCCGCGTGGGCCAGTTTGATCCGCAAACCGTGCGCATGGTTTTTGAGCTCAAGCAGAACGTCAAGCCGCAGCTGTTTGCCCTCGCGCCGGTGGCCGGCTTTAAAGAGCGTCTGGTGATGGACCTCTACCCCGCCAACGCCACCGATGTTCAGGATCCGCTGCTGGCGCTGCTCGAGGATTACAACAAAGGCGATCTGGAGCGTCAGGTGCCGCCGGCGCAAAGCGGACCGCAGCCGGGCAAAGCCGGGCGTGACCGGCCGATTGTCATTATGCTCGATCCCGGACACGGCGGCGAAGACTCCGGCGCCGTGGGGAAGTATCGCACCCGCGAGAAAGATGTGGTGCTGCAGATTGCCCGCCGCCTCCGGGCGCTGATCGACAAAGAAGGCAATATGAAGGCCTATATGACCCGCAACGAAGACGTGTTTATCCCGTTGAAGGTGCGTGTCGCCAAGGCGCAGAAGCAGCGCGCCGACCTGTTCGTATCGATTCACGCCGACGCCTTTACCAGCCGCCAGCCCAGCGGCTCCTCAGTGTTTGCCCTCTCCACCAGGGGGGCCACCAGTACCGCGGCAAAATATCTCGCCCAGACGCAGAATGCCTCGGATCTGATCGGTGGGGTCAGCAAGAGCGGCGACCGCTATGTCGACCACACCATGTTCGATATGGTGCAGTCCCTGACCATCGCCGACAGCCTCAAATTTGGCAAGGCGGTGCTGGAGAAAATGGGCAATATCAATAACCTGCACAAGAATCGGGTAGAGCAGGCGGGCTTTGCGGTGCTGAAGGCGCCGGATATCCCCTCCATTCTGGTGGAGACGGCGTTTATCAGCAACGTGGAAGAAGAGCGGAAGCTGAAAACGGCCAAATTCCAGCAGGAGGTAGCCGAGTCGATCCTCGCCGGGATTAAAGCCTACTTCGCCGACGGCGCGACGCTGGCCCGTCGCGGATAA
- the recD gene encoding exodeoxyribonuclease V subunit alpha — MTFEQLLLAAVEQRLLRPLDVQFALMVAQNDPPAVMLAAALLSRDAGEGHVCLPLSRLSGDEVLSGKAGEIRDRLLAEAGAPEDWPALLLASSAVSCGDAPAPMILCGDRLYLNRMWRNELTVARFFNEANRVLEMDEARLASTLNALFPATGETDWQKVAAAVALTRRISVISGGPGTGKTTTVAKLLAALIQIDDSPRCRIRLAAPTGKAAARLTESLGAALRKLPLTDAQKALIPTEASTLHRLLGAQPGSQRMRYHAGNPLHLDVLVVDEASMIDLPMMSRLIDALPAHGRVIFLGDRDQLASVEAGAVLGDICAWASSGYTAARAQELTRLTGSPVPAGEGTIAGALRDSLCLLQKSYRFGSHSGIGSLARAVNAGARAEVKATLRQPFDDIALHPLSTTEEYEAMLGAAQQGYERYLQLRRERAEPQAMLAAFSEFQLLCALREGPYGVSGVNERLEQRLNRQRAIALPRHSRWYDGRPIMISRNDSALGLFNGDIGIALERNGELRVWFLMPDGTIKSVQPSRLPEHDTAWAMTVHKSQGSEFEHAALILPARSVPLVTRELVYTAITRAKKRLSLYADEQVLSQAIVTRTERRSGLAEIFAGREAP; from the coding sequence ATGACTTTCGAACAATTACTGCTGGCGGCGGTGGAGCAGCGTCTGCTGCGGCCGCTGGACGTCCAGTTTGCCCTGATGGTGGCGCAAAACGACCCGCCGGCGGTCATGCTGGCGGCGGCCTTGCTGAGCCGGGATGCTGGCGAGGGGCACGTTTGCCTGCCGCTGTCGCGGTTGAGCGGCGACGAGGTGCTGAGCGGAAAAGCGGGGGAGATCCGCGATCGGCTGCTGGCCGAAGCCGGCGCGCCGGAGGACTGGCCCGCGCTACTGCTCGCTTCGTCGGCAGTGAGCTGCGGCGATGCTCCGGCGCCGATGATTTTATGCGGCGACCGGCTCTATCTGAACCGGATGTGGCGCAACGAGCTGACCGTCGCCCGCTTCTTTAACGAAGCCAACCGGGTGCTGGAGATGGATGAGGCGCGGCTGGCGTCAACGCTAAATGCGCTGTTTCCCGCCACTGGCGAAACCGACTGGCAAAAAGTGGCCGCGGCGGTGGCGCTGACCCGCCGTATCTCGGTGATCTCCGGTGGTCCCGGGACCGGGAAAACCACCACCGTGGCGAAGCTTCTGGCGGCGCTGATCCAGATTGACGACAGTCCACGCTGTCGTATTCGCCTGGCGGCACCGACGGGGAAAGCGGCGGCGCGCCTGACCGAATCGCTGGGCGCGGCGCTGAGAAAGCTGCCGCTGACCGACGCGCAGAAAGCGTTAATTCCCACCGAGGCCAGCACGCTGCATCGTCTGCTGGGCGCCCAGCCCGGCAGCCAGCGCATGCGCTATCACGCCGGCAACCCGCTGCATCTGGACGTGCTGGTGGTGGATGAAGCCTCGATGATTGACCTGCCGATGATGTCGCGGCTTATCGACGCGCTGCCGGCCCACGGGCGGGTGATTTTCCTCGGCGATCGCGACCAGCTGGCCTCCGTGGAAGCGGGGGCGGTGCTGGGGGATATCTGCGCCTGGGCGAGCTCGGGTTACACTGCCGCGCGGGCGCAGGAGCTGACCCGGCTGACCGGTTCGCCGGTGCCGGCGGGCGAGGGGACTATCGCTGGCGCGCTGAGAGACAGTTTGTGCCTGCTGCAAAAGAGCTATCGCTTCGGCAGTCACTCTGGTATCGGGAGCCTGGCGCGGGCGGTGAATGCTGGCGCGCGCGCGGAGGTGAAGGCCACGCTGCGCCAGCCGTTTGACGATATCGCGCTTCATCCCCTCAGCACGACTGAAGAGTACGAGGCCATGCTCGGCGCGGCCCAGCAGGGCTATGAACGCTACCTGCAACTGCGCCGCGAGCGGGCCGAACCGCAGGCCATGCTGGCCGCTTTCAGCGAATTCCAGCTGCTGTGCGCGCTGCGTGAAGGGCCGTACGGCGTGAGCGGCGTCAATGAGAGGCTGGAGCAGCGGCTCAACCGCCAGCGGGCGATCGCCCTGCCGCGCCACTCCCGCTGGTATGACGGCCGACCGATCATGATATCGCGCAACGACAGCGCGCTGGGGCTGTTTAACGGCGATATCGGCATAGCGCTGGAGCGCAACGGCGAGCTGCGGGTGTGGTTCCTGATGCCCGACGGCACCATCAAGTCGGTGCAACCGAGTCGCCTGCCGGAGCATGATACCGCCTGGGCGATGACCGTGCATAAATCGCAGGGCTCCGAGTTCGAACATGCGGCGCTGATCCTGCCGGCGCGCAGCGTCCCGCTGGTGACCCGCGAACTGGTCTACACGGCGATCACCCGCGCGAAAAAGCGATTGTCGCTCTATGCCGACGAGCAGGTGCTCTCCCAGGCCATTGTGACGCGCACCGAGCGGCGCAGCGGCCTGGCGGAGATTTTCGCCGGGCGCGAAGCCCCCTGA
- a CDS encoding L-threonine kinase, with the protein MAVAQCPASCGELIQGWILGSEKLVSCPVDWYSTVEVETGVPRKDERPLSRAMVDQLLAHWGYPPALSQQIRITLHSTIPVAKGMASSTADIAATAVATAHHLGHLLDEPTLARLCVALEPTDSTLFRQLTLFDHNTAATQIACPPPPALDLLVLESPLTLRTTDYHQLPREAGLLANASRLQLAWEKVQQACHCGSPQLLGEAATISAIASQQLLPKPGFDALLQLVESAGLYGLNVAHSGSVVGLLLDRLRHDVEFLQWRLAESDIAAHWPQQHLLAMVPGGVTLQ; encoded by the coding sequence GTGGCTGTTGCACAATGTCCCGCCTCGTGCGGAGAACTTATCCAGGGCTGGATCCTCGGCAGCGAGAAACTGGTCTCCTGCCCGGTGGACTGGTACAGCACCGTCGAGGTCGAGACCGGGGTGCCGCGAAAAGATGAGCGGCCGCTGTCGCGGGCGATGGTCGACCAGCTGCTGGCCCACTGGGGCTACCCCCCAGCGCTGAGCCAGCAGATCCGCATTACCCTGCACTCAACGATCCCGGTGGCCAAAGGGATGGCCAGCAGCACCGCCGATATCGCTGCCACCGCCGTCGCCACCGCCCATCATCTGGGCCATCTACTGGATGAGCCGACGCTGGCGCGCCTGTGCGTCGCGCTGGAGCCTACCGACAGCACCCTGTTTCGCCAGCTGACGCTGTTCGACCATAATACCGCCGCCACGCAAATCGCCTGTCCCCCTCCGCCAGCGCTCGACCTGTTAGTACTGGAGAGCCCGCTGACGCTGCGCACCACCGACTACCACCAGCTGCCGCGCGAGGCGGGTCTGTTGGCTAACGCCTCCCGGCTGCAGCTGGCGTGGGAGAAAGTACAGCAGGCCTGCCATTGCGGCAGCCCACAGCTGCTGGGCGAAGCGGCGACCATCAGCGCCATCGCCAGCCAGCAGCTGTTGCCCAAACCGGGGTTTGACGCGCTACTGCAACTGGTGGAAAGCGCAGGATTGTATGGCCTTAATGTAGCGCACAGCGGCAGCGTCGTCGGCCTGCTGCTGGACCGCCTTCGTCATGACGTCGAATTTCTGCAATGGCGGCTGGCAGAGAGCGACATCGCCGCCCACTGGCCGCAGCAGCATCTGCTGGCGATGGTGCCCGGGGGCGTCACCCTGCAGTAG
- the argA gene encoding amino-acid N-acetyltransferase yields MVKERRTELVEGFRHSVPYINAHRGKTFVIMLGGEAIEHENFSNIVNDIGLLHSLGIRLVVVYGARPQIDANLAEHHHEPVYHKQTRVTDAKTLELVKQAAGMLQLEITARLSMSLNNTPLQGAHINVVSGNFIIAQPLGVDDGVDYCHSGRIRRIDEEAIHRQLDSGAIVLMGPVAVSVTGESFNLTSEEIATQLAIKLKAEKMIGFCSSQGVYNQAGEIVSELFPNEAQARVEELEADEDYNSGTVRFLRGAVKACRSGVRRCHLISYQENGALLQELFSRDGIGTQIVMESAEQIRRATINDIGGILELISPLEQQGILVRRSREQLEMEIDKFTIIQRDNTTIACAALYPFPEEKIGEMACVAVHPDYRSSSRGEVLLERIAAQARQMGLSKLFVLTTRSIHWFQERGFTPVDIDLLPESKKQMYNYQRRSKVLMADLA; encoded by the coding sequence ATGGTGAAGGAACGTCGCACTGAACTGGTAGAAGGATTCCGCCATTCTGTTCCCTATATTAATGCCCATCGGGGAAAAACGTTTGTCATCATGCTGGGCGGCGAAGCCATTGAGCATGAAAATTTCTCAAATATTGTCAATGACATAGGATTATTGCATAGCCTGGGCATTCGCCTGGTCGTGGTCTATGGCGCCCGCCCGCAGATTGACGCTAACCTCGCCGAGCACCACCACGAGCCGGTCTATCACAAGCAGACGCGAGTGACTGACGCTAAAACGCTTGAGCTGGTTAAGCAGGCGGCGGGGATGCTGCAGCTGGAGATCACCGCCCGCCTGTCGATGAGCCTCAACAACACCCCGCTGCAGGGGGCCCATATCAACGTCGTCAGCGGCAACTTTATCATCGCCCAGCCGCTGGGCGTCGATGACGGCGTCGATTATTGCCACAGCGGACGCATTCGCCGCATTGACGAAGAGGCGATTCATCGTCAGCTCGACAGCGGCGCCATTGTCCTGATGGGGCCGGTCGCGGTGTCGGTCACCGGCGAGAGCTTTAACCTGACTTCGGAAGAGATCGCCACCCAGCTGGCCATCAAGCTGAAGGCGGAGAAAATGATCGGCTTCTGTTCGTCGCAAGGGGTTTACAACCAGGCCGGAGAAATCGTCTCCGAACTGTTCCCTAATGAAGCGCAGGCCCGCGTCGAAGAGCTGGAAGCGGACGAAGATTATAACTCCGGCACCGTGCGCTTCCTGCGCGGGGCCGTGAAGGCCTGCCGCAGCGGCGTGCGGCGCTGCCACCTGATCAGCTATCAGGAAAATGGCGCGCTGCTGCAGGAGCTGTTCTCACGCGACGGCATCGGCACCCAGATCGTCATGGAGAGCGCGGAGCAGATCCGCCGGGCGACCATCAACGATATCGGCGGTATTCTTGAGCTGATAAGCCCGCTTGAGCAGCAGGGCATCCTGGTGCGCCGCTCCCGCGAGCAGCTGGAGATGGAGATCGACAAATTCACCATTATTCAGCGCGATAACACCACTATCGCCTGCGCTGCCCTCTATCCTTTCCCGGAAGAGAAGATCGGCGAAATGGCCTGCGTGGCGGTGCATCCGGATTACCGGAGCTCGTCGCGGGGAGAGGTGCTTCTGGAGCGTATTGCCGCTCAGGCCAGACAGATGGGACTGAGCAAGCTGTTCGTGCTAACCACCCGCAGCATCCACTGGTTCCAGGAGCGCGGCTTCACGCCGGTGGATATCGACCTGCTGCCGGAGAGTAAAAAGCAGATGTATAACTATCAGCGCCGGTCGAAGGTGCTGATGGCCGACCTCGCTTAG
- the cobD gene encoding threonine-phosphate decarboxylase CobD: MALLKSAHGGNIREAAALLGIAPGELLDFSANINPLGMPASLRQAIVDNPGCAERYPDVEYQQLHQALAAHHQLPAAHILAGNGETESIFTLVHGLKPRRAMIVIPGFAEYRRALQTVDCELVEYALRECDGWQLTDAILDALTPALDCLFLCTPNNPTGLLPERGLLEAIAQRCRALNISLILDEAFLDFIPDQPGFIPLLAQHPHVWVLRSLTKFYAIPGLRLGYLLNADAQAVARLRERQMPWSINAYAALAGEIILQDRAYQRATWQWLQEEGARFCSRLKEITGLTVWPGRANYLFLRCDRQGLDLQYALLRQHVLIRSCANYPGLDSRYFRVAIRSASENDQLLAALRRALA; encoded by the coding sequence ATGGCCTTACTGAAAAGCGCCCATGGCGGTAACATCCGCGAGGCCGCCGCCCTGCTGGGTATTGCGCCCGGCGAGCTGCTGGATTTTAGCGCCAACATCAATCCGCTGGGGATGCCAGCTTCGCTCAGGCAGGCGATCGTCGACAACCCAGGCTGCGCCGAGCGCTACCCTGACGTTGAATATCAACAGCTGCATCAGGCGCTGGCTGCCCACCATCAGCTGCCGGCGGCGCATATCCTTGCCGGCAACGGCGAAACTGAATCGATCTTCACCCTCGTCCACGGCCTTAAGCCGCGGCGGGCGATGATCGTCATTCCTGGTTTCGCGGAGTACCGGCGGGCGCTGCAGACGGTGGACTGCGAGTTGGTGGAGTATGCCCTCCGGGAGTGCGATGGCTGGCAGCTGACTGACGCCATCCTCGATGCCCTGACTCCGGCGCTGGACTGCCTGTTTCTTTGCACCCCGAACAACCCCACCGGCCTGCTGCCGGAGCGGGGCCTGCTGGAAGCCATTGCGCAGCGCTGTCGGGCGCTGAACATCAGCCTGATCCTCGATGAGGCCTTCCTCGACTTTATCCCCGACCAGCCGGGATTTATTCCCCTGCTGGCGCAGCACCCGCACGTCTGGGTTCTGCGCTCGCTCACCAAATTTTATGCTATTCCGGGGCTGCGTCTCGGCTACCTGCTCAACGCTGACGCCCAGGCAGTGGCCCGGCTGCGCGAGCGACAAATGCCGTGGTCCATCAATGCCTATGCCGCCCTGGCCGGAGAGATCATCCTCCAGGACCGGGCGTATCAGCGGGCCACCTGGCAATGGCTGCAGGAGGAGGGGGCGCGTTTCTGTTCACGACTGAAAGAGATTACCGGGCTGACCGTGTGGCCCGGGCGTGCTAACTACCTGTTCTTGCGCTGCGACAGGCAAGGGCTTGACCTGCAATACGCCCTGTTGCGCCAGCATGTGCTGATCCGCAGCTGCGCCAACTACCCGGGGCTGGATAGCCGTTATTTCCGGGTGGCGATCCGTAGCGCCAGCGAAAACGACCAGCTGCTGGCGGCGCTGCGCCGGGCGCTGGCCTGA